Proteins co-encoded in one Oligoflexus sp. genomic window:
- a CDS encoding winged helix-turn-helix domain-containing protein: MEIVSGDKPEMETLDSAYMRVLNSSTLLKMIWRDREISRADISQRTGMSRSTVSTIVADLIRRGLVTETGTGHSNGGRRP, translated from the coding sequence GTGGAAATTGTGAGTGGAGATAAACCTGAGATGGAGACTTTGGATTCGGCCTATATGCGCGTCCTGAATAGCAGTACGCTGTTGAAAATGATCTGGCGCGATCGAGAGATTTCGCGAGCCGACATTTCGCAAAGAACGGGCATGAGTCGTTCGACCGTCTCCACCATCGTCGCCGATCTTATTCGTCGTGGGCTCGTAACCGAGACGGGAACAGGGCATTCCAATGGTGGTCGTCGCCCGG